The proteins below come from a single Dermatophilaceae bacterium Soc4.6 genomic window:
- a CDS encoding response regulator transcription factor → MAAQRALVVEDSPEFAALTTRLLVSEGFEVTVAADGERGVSVARETRPELILLDVTLPGLDGFEVCRIIREFSDCYVVMVTARDDEFDRVLGLSVGADDYVTKPFSARELAARIKAMRRRPRTQQQPSARSFSGLEVDPAAREVRYLGQSVELTKIEFDILDLLTSEPRRTFERSQLMDLVWGTEWHGDEHVIVVHVGNLRRKLSEGANTQRFIRTVRGVGYRFDPSGGSSLQVVTPQH, encoded by the coding sequence ATGGCTGCGCAAAGGGCGCTCGTGGTGGAGGACTCCCCGGAGTTCGCCGCCCTGACGACACGTCTGCTGGTCTCGGAGGGCTTCGAGGTCACCGTGGCCGCCGACGGCGAGCGCGGGGTGAGCGTGGCCCGCGAGACCAGGCCCGAGCTGATCCTGCTCGACGTGACCCTGCCCGGTCTCGACGGCTTCGAGGTCTGCCGCATCATCCGTGAGTTCTCCGACTGCTACGTCGTGATGGTCACCGCGCGCGACGACGAGTTCGACCGCGTGCTCGGTCTGTCCGTGGGCGCCGACGACTACGTGACGAAGCCGTTCTCGGCCCGCGAGCTCGCCGCCCGCATCAAGGCGATGCGCCGACGGCCGCGCACGCAGCAGCAGCCGAGCGCCCGGTCCTTCAGCGGCCTCGAGGTCGACCCCGCCGCCCGCGAGGTGCGCTACCTCGGGCAGTCCGTCGAGCTGACGAAGATCGAGTTCGACATCCTCGACCTGCTCACGAGCGAGCCCCGCCGCACCTTCGAGCGGTCCCAGCTGATGGACCTCGTCTGGGGCACCGAGTGGCACGGCGACGAGCACGTGATCGTCGTGCACGTCGGCAACCTGCGCCGCAAGCTCAGCGAGGGCGCCAACACGCAGCGCTTCATCCGCACCGTCCGCGGCGTGGGCTACCGCTTCGACCCCAGCGGCGGCAGCTCGCTGCAGGTCGTGACGCCGCAGCACTGA